One Chitinophagaceae bacterium C216 genomic window carries:
- the asd gene encoding Aspartate-semialdehyde dehydrogenase produces the protein MKVAVVGATGLVGTKILEVLAERNFPVTELIPVASEKSVGKEINFKGQKYKVVSMQDAIAAKPTIALFSAGGGTSTEWAPQFAAVGTTVIDNSSAWRMDPTKPLVVPEINADVLTTNDKIIANPNCSTIQMVVALNPLHQKYKIKRIVVSTYQSVTGTGAKAVEQLMGERNKNTEYPMAYKYPIDLNVIPQIDVFTENGYTKEEMKMVNETKKIMRDDNIKVTATTVRIPVMGGHSESVNVEFENEFDLQEVRSLLESAPGVVVEDDIANQIYPMPLNAHEKDEVFVGRIRRDDTQPKTLNMWIVSDNLRKGAATNAVQIAEYLISNNLV, from the coding sequence ATGAAAGTTGCAGTAGTAGGTGCCACCGGCCTTGTAGGCACCAAAATTTTAGAAGTACTTGCCGAGAGAAATTTTCCTGTTACAGAGCTGATTCCTGTAGCTTCTGAAAAGAGCGTAGGAAAGGAAATCAATTTCAAAGGCCAAAAATATAAAGTGGTAAGCATGCAGGATGCTATTGCTGCCAAGCCAACGATTGCTTTATTTTCCGCAGGAGGCGGTACCTCTACAGAGTGGGCTCCTCAGTTTGCTGCAGTGGGTACCACTGTAATCGACAACTCATCGGCCTGGAGAATGGATCCCACTAAACCATTGGTGGTACCCGAAATTAATGCCGATGTATTAACTACCAATGATAAAATCATTGCGAACCCCAACTGCTCTACCATACAAATGGTAGTAGCACTAAATCCGCTGCATCAGAAATATAAAATCAAACGCATCGTCGTATCTACCTATCAGAGTGTAACAGGTACCGGCGCAAAAGCTGTGGAGCAATTAATGGGAGAAAGAAATAAAAATACCGAATATCCCATGGCTTATAAATACCCCATTGACCTGAATGTTATTCCGCAGATTGACGTATTTACCGAAAACGGATACACCAAGGAAGAAATGAAAATGGTTAACGAAACCAAAAAAATCATGCGTGATGATAACATCAAGGTTACCGCTACTACGGTGCGCATTCCGGTAATGGGAGGACACAGTGAGAGCGTAAACGTAGAGTTTGAAAACGAGTTCGACCTTCAAGAAGTGAGAAGTCTGCTTGAATCAGCTCCGGGTGTTGTGGTAGAAGATGATATTGCTAATCAAATCTACCCGATGCCACTGAACGCACACGAAAAAGATGAGGTTTTCGTAGGACGTATTCGCAGAGACGATACGCAACCCAAAACCTTAAACATGTGGATTGTGAGCGATAACCTGCGCAAAGGAGCAGCTACCAATGCGGTACAGATTGCGGAATACCTTATATCTAACAATCTCGTATAA
- the rpoN gene encoding RNA polymerase sigma-54 factor: MALGQTLQQKLLQKLSPQQIQLMKLLQVPTANLEERIKEELEANPALELDEGHHKDEDEFNDEFASQEEEADTYEEQDGSVEDYENIDVTEYLHDDDGEIADYKTRDENYGEDDDESRQIPIRTEASFYDTLVSQLGMLSLSDTERKIAEHIIGSIDEDGYLRRDSQALVDDLAFRQNIDTNVEEVDKIIGLIQQFDPPGVGARDLPECLLLQLRRLKQEGKDVDTAILAIEKYFDEFTKKHYEKIQRGLNLTEDELKEVIQQIVKLNPKPGSNIGSVNKAESYVVPDFFIMNNNGKLELTLNSRNAPELRISESYKDMMKEYSRGSKKDKQQKEAVLFIKQKIDAAKWFIDAIKQRQHTLLETMNAIMQHQEEFFLTGDETTLKPMILKDIAEKTGLDISTVSRVANSKFVQTEFGTYRLKFFFSESLSTDSGEEVSTREVKKILSDMIQAESKRHPLSDEKLTELLQERGYNIARRTVAKYREQLNIPVARLRKELV, from the coding sequence GTGGCATTAGGACAAACATTACAACAAAAGCTATTACAGAAACTTTCCCCACAGCAAATTCAGCTCATGAAGTTGCTGCAAGTTCCTACTGCTAATCTGGAAGAAAGAATAAAAGAAGAGTTGGAAGCCAACCCAGCCTTGGAACTTGATGAGGGACACCATAAGGACGAAGATGAATTTAATGATGAGTTCGCCTCGCAGGAAGAAGAAGCGGACACCTATGAGGAACAGGATGGTAGTGTCGAAGATTATGAAAACATCGACGTTACTGAATATTTGCATGATGACGATGGAGAAATTGCGGATTATAAAACCCGCGACGAAAATTATGGTGAAGATGATGACGAAAGTCGTCAAATTCCTATTAGAACAGAAGCCAGTTTTTACGATACCCTGGTTTCGCAACTCGGAATGCTATCCTTATCCGACACTGAAAGAAAAATAGCTGAACATATTATTGGTAGTATTGACGAAGACGGATACCTGCGCCGAGATTCACAGGCATTGGTGGACGACCTTGCCTTCCGACAAAACATTGACACAAATGTGGAGGAAGTAGATAAAATCATCGGCTTAATTCAGCAGTTCGATCCACCCGGTGTGGGTGCAAGAGATTTGCCGGAGTGCCTCCTGCTGCAATTAAGAAGATTGAAACAAGAGGGTAAAGATGTTGATACTGCTATACTCGCCATCGAAAAATACTTCGATGAGTTTACTAAAAAGCATTACGAAAAGATACAACGCGGCCTTAATCTTACCGAAGATGAATTAAAAGAAGTGATTCAGCAGATTGTAAAGCTCAATCCCAAACCGGGTAGCAATATAGGCTCTGTGAATAAAGCCGAAAGCTATGTGGTACCCGATTTCTTCATCATGAATAACAATGGTAAGCTGGAACTCACGCTCAACAGTCGCAATGCACCCGAGCTGCGCATCAGCGAGTCGTATAAAGACATGATGAAAGAATACAGCCGCGGATCAAAAAAAGACAAGCAACAAAAAGAAGCAGTACTTTTCATCAAGCAGAAAATAGATGCCGCCAAATGGTTTATCGATGCCATTAAGCAAAGACAGCATACATTGCTGGAAACTATGAATGCTATTATGCAGCATCAAGAAGAGTTTTTCCTCACCGGAGATGAAACAACTCTCAAACCAATGATCTTAAAAGATATTGCCGAAAAAACCGGACTCGATATTTCCACGGTAAGTCGCGTGGCTAACAGCAAATTTGTACAAACGGAGTTCGGCACTTATCGTCTCAAGTTCTTCTTCAGCGAATCTCTGAGCACCGATAGTGGTGAAGAAGTATCTACACGCGAAGTGAAGAAAATTCTGAGCGATATGATTCAGGCAGAAAGCAAAAGACATCCGCTGAGTGATGAAAAACTTACTGAATTACTACAAGAAAGAGGTTATAACATCGCACGCCGTACCGTGGCCAAATATCGCGAACAACTCAATATTCCTGTAGCCCGACTCAGAAAAGAGTTGGTATAA
- a CDS encoding Sepiapterin reductase — protein MKNVVITGASRGIGYAIADIFARNGYNLYLTSVNEMNLYKALERLLTKYDNIEAHAKAFDLSDKKQAVDFGKWVLDQAVPEVLINNTGVYEPGTVCDEPDGTLERLMATNLYSAYHVTRTLVPAMKLQGRGHIFNICSIASLQAYSNGGAYSISKYALHGFSKNLREELKSYNIKVTSVFPGAVLTDSWGDFDNRDHRIMAASDVASMIFTAAQLSIGACVEDIVLRPQLGDL, from the coding sequence ATGAAGAATGTTGTAATTACCGGTGCTTCTCGCGGTATAGGTTATGCTATCGCAGATATTTTTGCCCGGAACGGATATAATCTATATCTGACATCAGTCAATGAAATGAATTTGTACAAGGCACTGGAGCGCCTACTTACTAAATACGATAATATCGAAGCCCACGCCAAGGCTTTTGATTTATCCGATAAGAAACAAGCTGTGGATTTCGGCAAATGGGTGCTGGATCAAGCGGTTCCTGAGGTGTTGATCAATAATACCGGTGTATACGAACCGGGCACCGTATGTGATGAACCCGATGGCACACTCGAAAGATTAATGGCGACCAATTTATATTCCGCGTATCATGTAACCCGTACGCTGGTTCCTGCCATGAAGTTGCAGGGGAGGGGACATATCTTTAATATTTGTTCGATTGCGTCTTTACAGGCATATTCCAACGGTGGTGCATACAGCATCAGCAAATACGCATTACACGGCTTTAGCAAGAACCTGCGTGAAGAATTAAAATCTTATAATATTAAGGTAACCTCGGTGTTCCCTGGTGCCGTACTTACGGATTCGTGGGGAGACTTTGATAATAGGGATCACAGAATAATGGCAGCCTCGGATGTTGCCAGCATGATATTTACTGCTGCTCAGCTTTCCATTGGGGCTTGTGTAGAAGATATTGTTTTAAGACCGCAGCTGGGCGACCTTTAA
- the bcp gene encoding Putative peroxiredoxin bcp — translation MATHLKEGQKAPAFSGKDQNGNKISLAQYKGKKLALYFYPQDFTPTCTVQACNLRDHFSVLKQHGIEVVGVSPDDAQKHKKFEERNNLPFPLIADTEHTILEKYGVWGEKQMFGHKYMGVHRTTFLIDEQGRIKKIILKPKTKQHAEEIIAGFQN, via the coding sequence ATGGCTACACATCTTAAGGAAGGACAGAAAGCTCCGGCTTTCTCAGGAAAAGATCAGAATGGCAATAAGATATCGTTGGCACAATATAAAGGTAAAAAACTGGCATTGTACTTTTATCCGCAAGACTTCACACCTACCTGTACGGTGCAGGCTTGCAACCTCAGGGATCATTTTTCTGTATTAAAACAACATGGTATAGAAGTGGTAGGTGTAAGCCCTGATGATGCACAGAAACATAAAAAATTTGAAGAGCGCAACAACCTACCTTTCCCGCTCATTGCAGATACAGAGCATACAATTTTAGAAAAGTATGGTGTATGGGGCGAGAAGCAGATGTTTGGTCACAAGTATATGGGAGTGCATCGCACCACTTTTCTCATCGACGAGCAAGGCCGCATCAAAAAAATTATTCTGAAACCCAAGACCAAGCAGCATGCCGAGGAGATTATCGCAGGTTTTCAGAACTAA
- the RBKS gene encoding Ribokinase — MSVIVVGSMAFDDIETPFGKSNKIVGGAGTYIAYAAANFIKPVQQVSVVGYDFPAEELEEMRSRGVDTAAVEIVSNKKSFFWAGRYHLDMNTRDTLVTELNVLADFKPVIPDSYQGAEFLMLGNLAPSIQLSVIHQLKNRPKLIVLDTMNFWMDVALPELEEVISQIDVLLVNDSEARQLTAEYSLAKAAKKILSMGPKYLVIKKGEHGALLFDSNKVFFAPALPLEEVFDPTGAGDTFAGGFIGYLAQTGDISFDNMKTAVIAGSALASFCVEKFGTTRLKEITKDDISHRIQQFRELTHYQS; from the coding sequence ATGTCTGTTATAGTAGTAGGCTCTATGGCCTTTGACGATATTGAAACCCCGTTTGGAAAATCCAATAAAATCGTGGGCGGTGCGGGCACTTATATAGCGTATGCAGCTGCCAATTTTATAAAACCCGTACAACAGGTATCCGTGGTGGGATACGACTTTCCCGCCGAAGAATTGGAAGAGATGCGTAGCCGCGGGGTAGATACTGCAGCCGTGGAAATTGTTTCCAACAAAAAATCTTTTTTCTGGGCTGGCAGATATCATCTGGATATGAACACCCGCGATACATTGGTAACCGAGCTCAATGTGTTGGCCGATTTCAAACCTGTAATTCCCGACAGCTATCAAGGCGCCGAGTTTCTAATGCTAGGCAACCTAGCTCCTTCCATACAGTTAAGCGTAATCCATCAGCTGAAGAATCGCCCCAAATTGATTGTTTTAGACACCATGAACTTCTGGATGGATGTGGCACTGCCCGAGCTGGAGGAAGTGATCAGCCAAATTGATGTGCTGTTGGTAAACGACAGTGAGGCTCGTCAGCTTACTGCCGAATACTCGCTGGCGAAAGCTGCCAAAAAAATATTGTCCATGGGGCCCAAATATCTTGTTATCAAAAAAGGAGAACACGGAGCGTTGCTCTTCGACAGCAATAAAGTATTCTTTGCTCCTGCCCTTCCGCTAGAAGAAGTCTTCGATCCTACCGGCGCTGGAGATACCTTTGCCGGAGGTTTTATCGGCTATCTAGCACAGACCGGCGATATTTCCTTTGACAACATGAAAACTGCCGTAATTGCAGGAAGCGCACTGGCTAGTTTCTGTGTGGAGAAATTCGGAACCACACGTCTCAAAGAAATTACAAAGGACGATATTAGCCATCGCATACAACAGTTTCGCGAACTAACACATTATCAATCTTAA
- the carB gene encoding Carbamoyl-phosphate synthase large chain, with amino-acid sequence MPKDPSIKSVLIIGSGPIIIGQACEFDYSGTQAARSLREEGIKVILINSNPATIMTDPMMADKVYLLPLTVESIEQILKENDIDAVLPTMGGQTALNLAKEAEDMGLWEQYNVRLIGVDIKAIDKAEDREKFRQWMIELGVPVAKAKTANSFLEGKEFAQEIGFPLVIRPSFTLGGTGGGFVHSKEELDEALNRGLQASPIHEVLVEQAVLGWKEFELELLRDNADNVCIICTVENFDPMGVHTGDSITVAPAMTLSDTGMQLMRNTAIKMMRDLGNFAGGCNVQFAMNPVTEEIIAIEINPRVSRSSALASKATGYPIAKIAAKLAIGYNLDELENQITKTTSAYFEPALDYVIVKIPRWNFDKFKGANDTLGLQMKSVGEVMAIGRSFNEAVQKACQSLENNAIGLGYYGKSLMHAEELLEYIKTPKWDRIFRIKDALMAGISVSTISKATNGIDKWFLSEIQKLCVIEKKLSELTLDTLTVEILREAKVNGFSDAQIAVLIGATEDKVYEKRKTLGIHRVYKMVDTCSAEFEAKTPYFYSTFDAPSSSLGESTLVHNESKVSNRKKIIVLGSGPNRIGQGIEFDYCCVHGLMAIKESGYEAIMMNCNPETVSTDFDMADKLYFEPVYWEHVRELIEYEKPEGVIVQLGGQTALKLAEKIKDMGVKIIGTSFDDMDIAEDRGRFSDMLKELEIPYPDYGTATNVDEAIEVANRVGYPVLVRPSYVLGGQRMRIVINDEELEKAVVSLLKHIPGNKILIDHFLDRCQEAEVDAIFDGENFHVMGVMEHIEPAGIHSGDSHAMLPAFNLSPMEVTTMEHYAEKIARALNIKGLINIQFAIKDGKVYVIEANPRASRTTPFIAKAYQIPYLNIATKVMLGVKKLTDFKFEKKLEGYAIKEPVFSFNKFPGVNKELGPEMKSTGEAIRFIKDLKDPYFRQLYKNRSMFLSNK; translated from the coding sequence ATGCCTAAAGATCCTTCCATTAAATCAGTACTAATCATTGGCTCAGGCCCCATTATTATAGGACAAGCATGCGAATTTGACTACTCTGGCACTCAAGCCGCTCGCAGTTTACGAGAAGAAGGTATTAAAGTTATTCTGATCAATAGCAACCCCGCTACCATCATGACAGACCCCATGATGGCTGATAAAGTGTACCTGCTTCCTCTAACCGTAGAAAGTATCGAACAAATATTAAAAGAAAATGATATTGATGCGGTACTACCTACAATGGGTGGTCAAACAGCCCTCAACCTGGCAAAAGAAGCCGAAGATATGGGGCTGTGGGAACAATATAATGTGCGCCTGATTGGTGTAGACATTAAAGCGATTGATAAAGCTGAAGACCGCGAGAAATTCCGTCAGTGGATGATTGAACTGGGAGTACCGGTGGCAAAAGCTAAAACCGCAAACTCTTTCCTCGAAGGAAAGGAATTTGCACAAGAAATCGGCTTCCCGCTGGTAATTCGTCCTTCCTTTACATTGGGTGGTACCGGTGGAGGGTTTGTACATAGTAAAGAAGAGCTCGATGAAGCCCTAAACCGCGGTTTACAAGCATCTCCTATTCATGAAGTACTAGTAGAACAAGCTGTACTGGGATGGAAAGAATTTGAGCTAGAACTGCTACGCGATAATGCCGATAATGTGTGTATCATCTGTACAGTAGAAAATTTCGACCCCATGGGGGTACACACCGGCGACTCTATCACCGTAGCTCCGGCGATGACGCTAAGTGATACAGGTATGCAGCTGATGCGAAATACCGCTATCAAAATGATGCGCGACCTAGGCAACTTCGCCGGCGGCTGTAACGTACAATTTGCTATGAACCCCGTTACTGAGGAAATCATAGCTATCGAAATCAACCCTCGCGTAAGCCGTTCTTCAGCGCTGGCATCCAAGGCCACGGGTTATCCTATCGCTAAAATTGCGGCCAAACTGGCCATCGGTTATAACTTGGACGAACTGGAAAATCAGATTACCAAAACCACTTCGGCTTACTTCGAACCAGCACTGGATTACGTAATCGTAAAAATTCCGCGTTGGAACTTCGATAAATTTAAAGGTGCTAATGATACACTAGGGCTGCAGATGAAAAGCGTGGGTGAGGTAATGGCTATCGGACGCAGCTTTAACGAAGCCGTACAAAAAGCCTGTCAGAGCCTTGAAAATAATGCAATAGGCTTGGGGTACTATGGCAAAAGCCTGATGCACGCCGAAGAGTTGTTGGAATATATCAAAACTCCCAAATGGGATAGAATTTTCCGAATCAAAGATGCGCTGATGGCGGGCATTTCGGTAAGCACCATCTCCAAAGCTACCAATGGTATCGACAAATGGTTTCTTTCCGAAATACAAAAGCTATGTGTTATAGAGAAAAAACTCAGCGAACTGACTTTAGATACCTTAACGGTCGAGATACTCCGCGAAGCTAAAGTAAACGGCTTCAGCGATGCTCAGATTGCAGTACTGATAGGAGCTACCGAAGACAAGGTGTACGAAAAAAGAAAAACTCTCGGCATCCATCGCGTGTATAAAATGGTGGATACTTGTAGTGCAGAGTTTGAGGCAAAAACGCCTTATTTCTACAGTACCTTCGATGCTCCCAGCAGCTCCCTGGGCGAAAGCACCCTAGTACACAACGAATCCAAAGTTTCAAACAGGAAAAAAATCATCGTACTGGGTAGCGGCCCCAACCGCATTGGGCAAGGGATCGAGTTCGACTACTGCTGCGTTCACGGCTTAATGGCGATTAAAGAATCCGGCTACGAAGCCATTATGATGAACTGTAATCCCGAAACGGTAAGTACCGACTTCGATATGGCCGACAAACTATACTTCGAGCCTGTTTATTGGGAGCACGTGCGAGAACTCATTGAATATGAAAAACCGGAAGGTGTAATTGTTCAGCTGGGAGGACAAACCGCCCTGAAGCTCGCTGAGAAGATTAAGGATATGGGTGTAAAAATCATCGGAACCTCTTTCGATGATATGGATATTGCCGAAGATCGCGGACGCTTCAGTGATATGCTGAAAGAACTGGAGATTCCTTATCCCGACTATGGTACGGCCACTAATGTAGACGAGGCTATTGAAGTAGCGAACCGTGTAGGCTATCCGGTGCTAGTACGTCCTTCTTACGTATTGGGCGGACAGAGAATGCGAATTGTGATTAACGACGAAGAGCTGGAAAAAGCTGTGGTAAGCCTGCTGAAACATATCCCCGGTAATAAGATTTTGATCGACCACTTCCTGGATCGTTGTCAGGAGGCAGAAGTGGATGCTATTTTCGACGGCGAAAACTTTCACGTAATGGGTGTAATGGAACATATTGAGCCGGCCGGTATTCATAGTGGAGACAGCCACGCCATGTTGCCAGCATTTAACCTATCGCCCATGGAAGTAACTACTATGGAGCATTACGCCGAGAAAATCGCAAGAGCACTCAATATTAAAGGGCTTATCAACATTCAGTTTGCTATTAAAGACGGAAAAGTGTATGTGATAGAAGCCAATCCGCGTGCTTCACGTACTACACCGTTCATCGCCAAGGCATACCAAATTCCTTATTTGAATATTGCCACTAAGGTGATGCTTGGCGTAAAAAAACTGACCGATTTCAAATTCGAAAAGAAATTGGAAGGTTATGCCATAAAAGAGCCCGTATTTAGCTTTAACAAATTCCCGGGTGTGAACAAGGAGCTGGGCCCAGAAATGAAAAGTACGGGTGAAGCTATCCGCTTCATAAAAGACCTAAAAGATCCTTATTTCAGACAACTGTATAAGAATAGAAGCATGTTCCTAAGCAATAAATAA
- the yjjG gene encoding Pyrimidine 5'-nucleotidase YjjG, with protein sequence MKYKHLFFDLDHTLWDFDTNAKLTLQELYETLDLQRKGVDDFEKFYQNYLHHNMKLWERYRNGFIKQAELRIKRMRLTLLDFKIGDEALAETMSKRFLEMLPTRKALFPHTVEVLEYLKNKNYQLHLITNGFEEVQHQKIVNSNIHHYFDKVITSEASNSLKPNKEIFDFALSTTKAHIKESIMLGDDLVADIMGASNVGMDQVFINHIGKQPDFTPTYTVKCLKELKEIF encoded by the coding sequence ATGAAGTATAAGCATTTGTTTTTCGATTTGGATCATACGTTGTGGGATTTTGACACGAACGCCAAGCTTACGCTGCAAGAGCTTTATGAAACGCTTGATCTTCAACGAAAAGGAGTGGATGATTTTGAAAAATTTTATCAAAATTACCTCCACCATAACATGAAGTTATGGGAAAGATATCGTAATGGCTTCATAAAACAGGCCGAATTGCGCATCAAAAGAATGCGGCTCACATTGTTGGATTTCAAAATCGGAGACGAAGCGCTGGCTGAGACGATGAGTAAGCGCTTTTTGGAAATGTTACCCACACGTAAGGCATTGTTTCCTCATACGGTGGAAGTACTAGAATATTTGAAAAATAAAAATTATCAGCTACACTTAATCACTAATGGTTTTGAAGAGGTACAGCATCAAAAAATTGTCAACTCCAACATACATCATTATTTTGACAAAGTAATCACTTCTGAGGCTAGTAACAGTCTTAAACCCAATAAAGAAATTTTTGATTTTGCATTGTCTACCACAAAAGCGCACATTAAAGAGAGCATAATGCTGGGTGATGACCTCGTGGCCGATATCATGGGTGCCAGTAATGTAGGTATGGACCAGGTATTCATCAATCATATTGGAAAACAGCCTGACTTTACACCTACCTATACAGTAAAATGCCTGAAGGAACTCAAAGAGATTTTTTAG
- the rpoE_1 gene encoding ECF RNA polymerase sigma-E factor, whose protein sequence is MLEKGLKVEAEGLLKLIDRGDEAAFAKLYTLYSKRLTAFSISILQSSEMAEEVVEDVFVKLWNKRGSLVSIDNISVYLYIATKNQTLSYLSDKAKKLITAPFDDLNTSIEAIHQDPHSLLISSEMLARVNAAIEALPPRCKMIFKLIREDGLKYKEVAAILNISVNTIDAQMAIAVKRICQAMGISKNAIKFPREKETL, encoded by the coding sequence ATGCTGGAGAAAGGTTTAAAGGTAGAGGCGGAGGGGTTATTAAAACTGATTGATAGGGGTGATGAAGCCGCTTTCGCAAAGCTATATACATTGTATAGTAAGCGACTGACTGCTTTTTCTATTTCCATACTGCAATCTTCGGAGATGGCTGAGGAAGTGGTGGAGGATGTTTTTGTGAAGTTGTGGAATAAACGTGGCTCATTAGTGAGCATTGATAATATATCCGTATACCTATATATTGCTACCAAAAATCAAACGCTCAGTTATTTGTCCGATAAAGCCAAGAAGTTGATTACAGCTCCTTTCGATGATCTTAATACATCTATCGAGGCGATACATCAGGACCCACACTCCTTATTAATTTCTTCCGAGATGCTGGCTCGTGTAAACGCAGCCATAGAGGCATTACCACCCCGTTGTAAAATGATTTTCAAGCTTATCAGGGAAGATGGACTAAAATATAAAGAAGTTGCAGCTATATTAAATATATCCGTCAATACGATTGATGCACAGATGGCTATAGCTGTTAAGCGTATCTGTCAGGCTATGGGTATTTCAAAGAATGCAATAAAGTTTCCTCGAGAAAAAGAAACTCTTTAA
- the serS gene encoding Serine--tRNA ligase has product MLQVNVIRQNVQEAKDRLAVKNFKNLDLVDKVLELDDQRKKLQLEFDTTQASINSASKEIGMLMAKGEKEAAEAKKQEVGTLKAKIQPINEQLAQTEAALHEVLVQLPNLPSSLVPKGDSAADNVVVREGGSKPVLPAGAKPHWDLIKEYDIVDFETGAKLTGSGFPLYKGAGAKLQRALVQYFLDFNTEAGYTEYLPPFMVNEASAYGTGQLPDKEGQMYHMQLDNFYLIPTAEVPVTNIYRDVILKPEQLPVKMTAYSPCFRREAGSFGKDVRGLNRVHQFEKVEIVQLVHPEKSYEALEEMVAHVEKLLSSLELPYRIVKLCGGDMSFTSALTYDFEVYSAAQDRWLEVSSTSNFESYQTNRMKIRFKDENNKTQLVHSLNGSALALPRIVACLLENNQRENEIVLPKVLHSYFGKPSITK; this is encoded by the coding sequence ATGTTACAAGTAAATGTGATCAGGCAAAATGTGCAGGAGGCAAAAGATCGTCTTGCAGTTAAAAACTTTAAAAACCTGGATCTGGTTGATAAAGTACTTGAGTTAGATGACCAACGTAAGAAGTTACAATTAGAGTTTGATACTACTCAGGCTTCCATCAACAGTGCTTCAAAGGAAATAGGAATGTTAATGGCAAAGGGTGAAAAAGAAGCCGCAGAAGCCAAAAAACAGGAAGTAGGAACTCTTAAAGCCAAAATACAACCCATAAATGAACAATTGGCCCAAACCGAAGCAGCCTTACATGAGGTATTGGTTCAATTGCCCAATTTACCTTCTTCACTTGTTCCCAAAGGCGATAGTGCTGCGGATAACGTAGTAGTACGCGAAGGAGGTTCCAAGCCGGTTCTACCTGCCGGGGCTAAACCTCATTGGGACCTGATTAAGGAATACGATATTGTAGACTTCGAAACCGGCGCCAAACTTACCGGTAGCGGCTTTCCTTTATATAAGGGAGCGGGTGCCAAATTGCAACGTGCATTAGTACAGTATTTTTTAGACTTTAATACCGAAGCAGGCTATACTGAATACCTGCCTCCTTTTATGGTAAACGAAGCTTCTGCTTATGGTACAGGCCAGCTACCAGACAAGGAAGGACAGATGTATCATATGCAATTGGACAACTTCTATCTAATACCTACTGCCGAGGTTCCGGTTACCAATATATACAGAGATGTCATTCTGAAACCAGAACAATTACCTGTTAAAATGACGGCTTATTCTCCTTGTTTCAGAAGAGAAGCCGGTAGCTTCGGTAAAGATGTGCGTGGCCTGAATCGGGTACATCAATTCGAAAAAGTAGAAATTGTACAGCTGGTACATCCGGAGAAAAGCTATGAAGCCCTAGAAGAAATGGTAGCTCATGTAGAAAAGCTATTGAGCTCCCTGGAACTGCCCTATCGCATCGTAAAACTTTGCGGAGGCGACATGAGCTTTACCTCAGCGCTCACTTATGATTTTGAAGTGTATAGTGCAGCACAGGACCGCTGGCTGGAAGTAAGCTCTACTTCTAACTTCGAAAGCTATCAAACCAATCGGATGAAAATTCGTTTTAAGGACGAGAACAATAAGACTCAGCTCGTGCATTCCTTAAACGGCAGTGCATTGGCTTTACCTCGAATCGTGGCCTGTTTGCTCGAAAATAATCAGAGAGAAAATGAAATAGTTCTTCCTAAAGTTTTACATTCATACTTTGGAAAACCATCTATAACAAAGTAA